From the genome of Candidatus Saccharimonadales bacterium, one region includes:
- a CDS encoding ThiF family adenylyltransferase: MGQGRLAQSDHTTEWPAVLKRAYKEAHHDNLSWNPIIVEMDKPNAHKTFEALIERETILRVIDNYDEQFAELTVSRHPQLYRASLDVKRESLKEYLLKHYAGQQSWQLGSWVYFPWTGVLVHILQDELFQESRTIRNKNLLTVEEQQKYAEFSVGCVGMSVGSNVALSLAITGGSKRLKIADGAVISASNLNRIVAGVADVGMSKSLVVARKLYEMNPYLEIERFDQDITKDSIQRFFEAPWQLDAVVDEIDDLKMKILLRVEARKRRIPVVMATDLGDDVMIDVERFDKDGNLPLFHGLVGNIEELLDREVGKQEWLKYAMQIIGVKNVSLRMQQSLLDVGTKIVTQPQLGSTALMSGAVAAYAVRQIALEHPLQTGRTLISLDSKLRKDIVSFAYKRELSRHTRQLTQALEAM; this comes from the coding sequence ATGGGCCAGGGAAGACTTGCGCAGAGTGATCATACAACCGAGTGGCCCGCCGTACTAAAGCGGGCGTATAAAGAAGCTCACCATGATAATTTGAGTTGGAATCCTATTATTGTTGAAATGGATAAGCCTAATGCCCACAAGACCTTTGAGGCACTGATAGAACGTGAGACTATTCTTAGGGTAATTGATAATTACGATGAACAGTTTGCTGAGCTTACTGTAAGTCGCCATCCGCAGTTATATCGAGCTTCGCTTGATGTAAAACGCGAATCGCTAAAAGAGTACTTACTAAAGCACTATGCGGGTCAACAGTCGTGGCAATTGGGATCATGGGTATATTTTCCCTGGACTGGTGTGTTGGTGCATATACTTCAAGATGAACTCTTTCAAGAATCGCGGACTATTCGAAATAAAAATCTATTAACAGTTGAGGAGCAGCAAAAGTATGCCGAATTTTCGGTAGGTTGTGTTGGCATGAGCGTGGGGAGCAATGTGGCACTTTCACTTGCAATTACCGGCGGTTCTAAGCGACTAAAAATTGCCGACGGTGCAGTTATTAGCGCCTCGAATCTCAATAGAATCGTGGCAGGTGTGGCTGATGTTGGCATGTCAAAGTCACTAGTGGTAGCTCGAAAGCTTTATGAAATGAACCCTTACCTTGAAATTGAGCGGTTTGATCAGGATATTACAAAAGATTCGATACAGCGTTTTTTTGAAGCCCCATGGCAGCTTGACGCTGTAGTAGATGAAATCGATGACTTAAAGATGAAAATATTGCTTCGGGTAGAGGCCCGCAAGCGTCGTATACCCGTTGTTATGGCAACCGATCTCGGCGACGATGTTATGATTGACGTGGAACGATTTGACAAAGACGGTAACTTGCCACTATTTCATGGGCTAGTGGGTAATATTGAGGAGCTACTTGATCGCGAAGTCGGTAAGCAAGAATGGTTAAAATACGCCATGCAAATTATTGGCGTAAAAAATGTCTCGTTGCGCATGCAGCAATCGCTTCTAGATGTGGGCACGAAAATAGTTACTCAACCCCAACTTGGGAGCACAGCCTTGATGTCCGGAGCCGTAGCAGCGTATGCAGTTCGTCAAATTGCTCTGGAGCATCCCCTACAAACAGGAAGAACACTTATCTCTCTCGATTCAAAACTACGAAAAGACATCGTATCATTTGCCTACAAGCGTGAGCTGTCGCGTCATACAAGACAGCTCACGCAAGCACTTGAAGCTATGTAA
- a CDS encoding response regulator transcription factor codes for MTKIAIIEDDQVISQMYRMKFEADGFEVQLADNGKQGVAMVKSFLPDIILLDLQMPNMNGEEALTQIRAADWGKQIPVIILTNLGEEEAPKSLRSLGIHSYIVKADLTPRQVVARVKEALGLA; via the coding sequence ATGACAAAAATTGCCATTATTGAAGACGACCAAGTTATTAGTCAAATGTACCGTATGAAATTCGAGGCCGACGGTTTTGAGGTGCAACTAGCGGACAACGGCAAACAAGGTGTAGCCATGGTAAAAAGTTTTTTGCCAGACATCATTCTTCTCGATCTCCAGATGCCAAATATGAATGGCGAAGAGGCGCTTACGCAAATCCGCGCCGCCGATTGGGGCAAACAAATTCCTGTCATTATCCTTACTAACCTAGGCGAAGAAGAGGCACCTAAGTCGCTTCGTTCACTGGGTATCCATAGCTACATCGTTAAAGCCGATCTCACGCCACGCCAAGTTGTCGCACGGGTTAAAGAAGCTCTCGGGCTGGCCTAG
- a CDS encoding DUF5684 domain-containing protein yields the protein MKFLSLLGQASDQYYGDPYMYDTNSMYGASSQMDSATAAGVLAFMLIFGLIAALVGYVISAFLLSRIFKKAGVEAWKAWVPIYNMWVLLELGDQKGFWAVIALIPIVNIISVVMLIIAEYNIGLKLQKEGWFVLLAIFLPIVWLIWLAFDKSTWKGLESAKPAASTNATPPPTTPTPAP from the coding sequence ATGAAGTTCCTTTCATTATTAGGACAAGCGTCAGATCAGTACTACGGTGATCCATACATGTACGATACAAACTCAATGTATGGCGCGAGTTCGCAAATGGACAGCGCGACTGCGGCGGGCGTGTTGGCATTTATGCTTATTTTCGGCCTTATTGCTGCACTTGTCGGTTACGTTATTAGCGCGTTTCTCCTAAGCCGCATCTTTAAAAAAGCCGGCGTTGAAGCCTGGAAAGCTTGGGTACCGATTTACAATATGTGGGTTCTTCTCGAGCTGGGTGACCAAAAAGGTTTTTGGGCCGTTATCGCGCTTATTCCGATCGTTAACATCATATCGGTCGTTATGCTGATCATAGCCGAATACAACATTGGTCTCAAGCTTCAAAAAGAAGGCTGGTTTGTGCTCCTTGCCATCTTCTTGCCTATTGTATGGCTTATCTGGCTCGCTTTCGACAAATCAACCTGGAAAGGGCTAGAATCCGCAAAGCCAGCAGCATCGACTAATGCAACACCTCCCCCTACCACTCCTACACCGGCACCATAA
- a CDS encoding bifunctional 5,10-methylenetetrahydrofolate dehydrogenase/5,10-methenyltetrahydrofolate cyclohydrolase, producing MTKSLNGTELVGYIKERQARQVRGLRQARKIFPKLVIIKTPGASKVINTYVRLKQSYGADILIQTDIETVTEAEMPTVINRLNNDESVHGVIVQLPLDDPAKTDEILNLIAPEKDVDGLGNDAAFDSATAIAINWLLAGYGVALENKRIAIVGNGRLVGAPLARMWTRSGFMVNVLDRSTVDIAKELRSSDVVVTATGVPRLVTAAMLSVGAVVVDAGTASEKGVIVGDLDESVRERDDLTITPEKGGVGPLTVAALFDNVIAAAMRRVEN from the coding sequence GTGACAAAAAGCTTAAATGGAACTGAATTAGTCGGCTATATTAAAGAGCGCCAAGCACGACAAGTGCGGGGGCTTCGTCAGGCGCGCAAAATATTCCCTAAGCTCGTTATTATCAAAACACCCGGTGCCTCAAAAGTTATAAATACGTACGTTCGTTTAAAGCAGTCGTACGGTGCAGACATTCTGATTCAAACAGATATAGAAACGGTTACTGAAGCCGAAATGCCGACAGTGATCAACCGGCTGAATAACGATGAATCGGTTCATGGTGTTATTGTGCAGTTGCCTCTGGACGATCCGGCCAAAACCGATGAAATTCTGAACCTCATTGCTCCTGAAAAGGATGTTGATGGGCTGGGTAATGACGCCGCCTTTGATAGTGCGACCGCCATTGCAATTAATTGGCTACTAGCGGGGTATGGGGTGGCTCTTGAAAATAAGCGCATTGCTATTGTGGGGAATGGTCGTCTTGTAGGAGCGCCGCTTGCTCGCATGTGGACACGCAGTGGTTTTATGGTGAATGTACTCGATCGCTCGACGGTTGATATAGCTAAGGAATTGCGCTCAAGCGACGTTGTGGTAACAGCAACGGGCGTCCCTCGCTTGGTCACTGCCGCAATGCTGAGTGTAGGCGCGGTGGTTGTTGATGCGGGAACGGCAAGCGAAAAAGGCGTTATTGTAGGGGATCTTGACGAAAGCGTGAGAGAACGTGACGATCTTACGATCACTCCCGAAAAAGGTGGCGTCGGCCCGCTGACGGTAGCGGCACTTTTTGATAACGTTATTGCTGCGGCAATGCGTAGGGTAGAGAACTAG
- the pyk gene encoding pyruvate kinase yields the protein MSVIFKRTKILATLGPATNSYEAIEKLIVAGVNGFRFNFSHGSYEERDQQLVWIRDASKKIGKPVAVLQDLQGPKIRLGNLTQDVQVASGDELILDYAAEHHENVLPVQYNLAEKVKPGEPIYIFDGKVRTTVLEIASETAIKVRVENSGVLMSRKGINLPDTNFGGDILTQKDIKDVEYGAPKDIDYVALSFVQSADDINNLRQMLVGLGSSAQIIAKIETKAAIEDEALEEIVKASDGIMVARGDLAVEAGAEIVPIVQRKIIALCRQYGKLSIVATQMMASMVDNPEPTRAEVSDVANAAIQGADTVMLSDETANGSYPLETVAAMKKVILYAQEHVAIRPLDQIVHMKSPTLDAISTAAVSLAEQLKVHAIVAETKSGATAGNIAAHRPNLPIVSVTSEARTAQQLALSYANKSFVRPDGEKAGLDLVKELKANGYFGDEEKVRVVIVSGRQPGLVGATDTIRVRVIE from the coding sequence ATGAGTGTTATTTTTAAACGAACAAAAATTCTGGCAACCTTAGGGCCGGCGACAAATAGCTACGAAGCGATTGAAAAGCTCATCGTAGCGGGAGTGAATGGCTTCCGTTTCAACTTTAGTCATGGAAGCTACGAAGAACGTGATCAGCAATTAGTATGGATCCGTGATGCAAGCAAAAAAATCGGCAAACCAGTGGCAGTCCTCCAAGATCTTCAGGGGCCAAAAATCCGGCTCGGAAATCTTACCCAAGATGTGCAAGTGGCAAGTGGCGATGAGCTTATTCTTGACTATGCTGCCGAGCACCACGAAAACGTGCTTCCAGTGCAATATAACCTGGCCGAAAAGGTGAAACCCGGTGAGCCGATTTATATTTTTGACGGAAAGGTGCGCACAACTGTACTTGAGATCGCATCGGAAACTGCGATTAAAGTTCGAGTTGAGAATTCTGGTGTGCTCATGAGCCGTAAGGGTATTAATTTGCCTGATACTAATTTTGGTGGCGATATCCTTACTCAAAAAGATATCAAGGATGTAGAGTACGGGGCTCCCAAGGACATCGACTATGTGGCATTAAGTTTCGTGCAATCTGCCGATGATATTAATAATTTGCGCCAGATGCTTGTAGGGCTTGGTTCGAGCGCACAAATCATCGCAAAGATTGAAACGAAGGCAGCTATCGAAGACGAGGCACTCGAGGAAATTGTAAAAGCTAGCGATGGAATCATGGTAGCGCGTGGTGATTTGGCAGTAGAAGCAGGTGCTGAGATCGTGCCGATTGTGCAGCGGAAGATCATTGCGCTTTGTCGTCAATACGGTAAGTTAAGTATCGTTGCGACGCAAATGATGGCAAGTATGGTAGATAATCCAGAGCCGACTCGCGCCGAGGTAAGCGATGTTGCCAATGCGGCTATTCAGGGCGCAGACACCGTTATGCTCTCCGATGAGACGGCAAACGGAAGCTACCCGCTTGAAACAGTTGCGGCAATGAAAAAAGTTATTTTGTATGCCCAGGAGCATGTTGCTATCAGGCCTCTTGACCAGATCGTTCACATGAAGAGTCCGACACTTGATGCCATCAGCACGGCAGCGGTAAGTCTTGCCGAGCAACTGAAAGTTCATGCCATCGTGGCCGAAACGAAATCTGGTGCAACCGCGGGTAATATCGCAGCCCATCGGCCGAATCTTCCTATTGTGAGTGTTACAAGCGAAGCGCGGACGGCGCAGCAACTGGCTTTGAGTTATGCAAATAAGAGTTTCGTGCGACCCGATGGCGAAAAAGCAGGTCTTGATCTTGTGAAAGAACTGAAGGCGAATGGTTACTTTGGGGATGAAGAAAAAGTCCGCGTTGTTATCGTAAGTGGCCGCCAACCAGGACTCGTTGGTGCTACCGACACGATCCGTGTTCGTGTGATAGAATAA
- a CDS encoding ATP-binding protein encodes MLELYVVGFTVIVNLILAVLVFAQNTHKEVNRYFSLFAIALVGWSVTNYISVNPIFFDQLFWIRLDMAWAVFMSMAILLLTNVFPTNIPYYSRTPKWAVIAGVFLAIASMSPWLFTTVDYSSGQAQPVPGPLIVPFALYSVGALGLSGFILIRRFFTLKDRAKEYVRYALVGIVSMFAALIFFNFVLVVVFHNTFFVVFTPAFVLLFSASFAYGMMRRQLFDVRLIVARFIAYLLLLIVAGSLYSFTAVLFSFFVTGVQPNLLQTALSTSVVGILILFVQPLRRFLNKITRAIFYQDAYDTKDVLDHLSSVLVRSIDTGSLVKKSTLVLKEALKSENITFILTNASSQSKYRVLGSGERYGDFSRLLDGIAAETVDDVYLADTLDARPDQLQAKLRALDVAVMARLEASDGIIGYWFFGDKTSGTAYSKRDIDLIRIAGDELAVAIQNAIRFDEIQAFNETLQERIQEATKELRTTNSQLQRLDEAKDEFISMASHQLRTPLTSVKGYISMVLEEDAGKITGAQRQLLDEAFASSERMVHLINDFLNVSRLQTGKFMLEQRSIDLSKVVAEEVDSLQSTVKMHALKIKYKKPSYFPLLLIDEAKIRQVIMNFIDNAIYYSLEGTTITVTLAIEDAQAVVRVTDMGIGVPQNEQQHLFSKFFRATNARKQRPDGTGVGLFLAKKVIDAHGGSIVFESTEGKGSTFGFRLPIKKLTPKDADGTK; translated from the coding sequence ATGCTTGAGCTTTATGTTGTAGGCTTTACGGTTATCGTTAACCTAATATTGGCGGTATTGGTTTTTGCCCAAAACACGCACAAGGAGGTTAATCGTTATTTTTCGCTCTTTGCGATTGCTTTAGTGGGCTGGTCGGTTACCAATTATATTTCAGTTAACCCTATTTTCTTCGATCAGCTATTTTGGATTCGATTGGATATGGCGTGGGCAGTATTTATGTCTATGGCAATTTTGTTACTCACAAATGTTTTTCCCACCAATATCCCTTATTACTCTCGAACGCCAAAATGGGCAGTTATTGCTGGTGTATTCTTGGCAATTGCCTCTATGAGTCCGTGGCTGTTTACGACAGTTGATTATTCTAGTGGTCAGGCTCAACCGGTACCTGGTCCGCTCATTGTGCCGTTTGCTTTGTATAGTGTTGGAGCCCTGGGGTTGAGCGGATTTATTTTGATCCGTCGCTTCTTTACTCTTAAAGATCGAGCTAAGGAGTATGTTCGGTATGCTTTAGTAGGCATCGTATCTATGTTTGCTGCGCTAATTTTCTTTAACTTTGTTTTGGTTGTCGTTTTTCATAATACATTTTTCGTCGTATTTACTCCGGCATTCGTACTATTGTTTAGTGCCAGCTTTGCGTATGGTATGATGCGTCGCCAGCTTTTTGATGTGCGTCTCATTGTGGCGCGCTTTATTGCGTACCTTCTCCTCCTTATCGTTGCCGGCTCATTGTATAGTTTTACGGCAGTACTTTTCTCTTTTTTTGTGACAGGTGTACAGCCCAATTTATTACAAACAGCTCTGTCCACCTCGGTGGTCGGTATTCTCATCCTTTTCGTCCAGCCGCTGCGACGATTTTTGAATAAGATTACGCGGGCTATATTTTACCAGGATGCCTATGACACAAAGGACGTCCTTGATCATCTTTCTTCAGTATTGGTGCGTTCAATTGACACGGGGTCACTGGTAAAAAAGAGCACACTCGTTTTAAAAGAGGCACTAAAGTCGGAAAATATCACGTTTATTCTTACAAATGCTTCGTCGCAAAGTAAGTATCGGGTATTAGGTTCGGGCGAGCGCTATGGGGATTTTTCACGATTGCTAGATGGTATTGCTGCCGAAACGGTTGATGATGTATATTTAGCCGATACGCTTGATGCTCGACCGGATCAACTTCAGGCTAAACTCCGAGCTCTCGATGTAGCCGTAATGGCGAGACTTGAGGCCTCCGATGGTATAATTGGCTATTGGTTTTTTGGAGATAAAACGAGTGGCACGGCATACAGCAAGCGCGATATCGACCTTATTCGAATCGCTGGCGACGAGCTGGCGGTTGCTATTCAAAACGCCATTCGGTTTGATGAAATCCAGGCCTTTAATGAAACCTTACAAGAACGTATCCAGGAAGCGACTAAGGAACTGCGGACAACCAATTCGCAGTTGCAGCGGCTCGACGAAGCGAAGGACGAGTTTATTAGCATGGCGTCTCATCAACTTCGTACACCGCTCACCAGTGTGAAAGGGTATATCAGTATGGTACTTGAAGAAGATGCGGGTAAGATTACCGGCGCGCAGCGTCAGTTACTTGACGAGGCGTTTGCCAGTAGTGAGCGCATGGTGCATCTGATCAATGATTTCTTGAATGTATCGCGGCTACAAACCGGTAAGTTCATGCTGGAGCAGCGATCGATTGATTTATCAAAAGTTGTTGCCGAAGAGGTAGATAGCCTTCAATCAACCGTAAAGATGCATGCTTTAAAGATAAAATATAAGAAGCCCTCGTATTTCCCATTGCTGCTGATCGACGAAGCAAAGATACGTCAGGTAATTATGAATTTTATTGATAATGCCATCTACTATTCACTCGAGGGCACGACGATTACGGTGACATTGGCTATCGAGGATGCTCAGGCCGTTGTGCGCGTTACGGATATGGGTATTGGTGTGCCGCAAAACGAGCAGCAGCATCTTTTTTCTAAGTTTTTCCGTGCTACTAATGCGCGTAAGCAGCGGCCCGACGGTACCGGGGTGGGCCTATTTCTTGCTAAAAAAGTAATCGACGCCCACGGTGGGTCAATCGTGTTCGAATCGACCGAAGGAAAGGGAAGTACGTTCGGCTTCCGCCTGCCTATCAAAAAGTTAACGCCCAAAGACGCCGACGGCACGAAGTAA
- a CDS encoding isopeptide-forming domain-containing fimbrial protein, with protein MGKLINALKRLPKRTTALVAIVAAAIVVPATLFAWGPDRPTYTINNPADHITFNSITDNPSIGDERNFVGIRENGSNSTWSDNITVQPGKEYVVRMYVHNNAASSLNLVAQNVTAKVNLPTNTAKSLQVNGFINSTNASPQEVYDHAVMNSDKDFNLAYQAGTLKYFTNASGANGFDIPESVFTSAGAKLGYDKLDGKIPGCFQYAGYLTFVVKPQFATPPSSDFSVNKQVRKDGTGAAFAESTNVMPGDTVNYRIEVKNTGNATINNVIVKDKLPTGMTFVPGTVKILNANNPGGAYIQDGDKIVTSGVNIGAYSAGSNALVIFNAKVAANDQLPTCGPNKLTNIASAQPEGQNPKEDGADVNIPKECKPEAKYACDALTVTKIERTKFKFETKYTVENATLKGIQYVIRDEQGKEIARQSGSDYTQDKVGKYTVEAILTVTVDGQDKTVTSDACKKPFEVVKENTPGIVIEKKVDGVKQKQVGVDQEFTYQLVVTNTGEVDLTDSVVTDKAPAGVTFIKASAGTIANNAWTYTIASLKVGQSTSFTITAKVPNYVAGNIVNTACVDSPQVPGTPDSCDKATVEVPKPCVPGTDAACTKTPEIPSELPKTGTGDGIIAILGAGSLIAALGYYIASRRALSA; from the coding sequence ATGGGTAAACTCATTAACGCATTAAAGCGTTTGCCAAAGCGTACGACTGCACTTGTTGCGATCGTTGCTGCCGCAATCGTTGTCCCTGCAACGTTGTTTGCATGGGGTCCAGACCGACCGACTTATACAATTAATAATCCGGCCGATCACATTACGTTCAACTCAATCACCGACAACCCTAGTATCGGTGACGAGCGAAACTTCGTTGGTATCCGTGAAAACGGTTCCAACAGCACCTGGAGCGACAACATTACCGTCCAACCAGGTAAAGAATACGTGGTTCGTATGTACGTCCACAACAACGCAGCTTCAAGCCTCAACCTTGTTGCTCAAAATGTAACTGCGAAGGTAAATCTTCCTACAAACACAGCTAAGTCACTTCAAGTAAATGGCTTCATCAACTCTACGAACGCAAGCCCGCAAGAAGTATACGACCACGCTGTTATGAATAGTGATAAAGACTTCAACCTTGCCTACCAGGCTGGTACACTGAAGTACTTCACAAACGCATCTGGCGCAAACGGATTTGACATCCCTGAAAGTGTTTTCACAAGCGCTGGTGCTAAGCTTGGTTACGACAAACTTGATGGTAAGATTCCTGGTTGTTTCCAATACGCTGGTTACCTTACCTTTGTCGTAAAACCACAGTTTGCTACTCCACCAAGTTCAGACTTTTCAGTCAACAAGCAAGTACGTAAAGATGGTACGGGCGCAGCTTTTGCTGAGTCTACCAACGTCATGCCTGGCGACACAGTAAACTACCGTATTGAAGTAAAGAACACCGGTAACGCTACGATTAACAACGTTATCGTAAAAGACAAGCTTCCTACTGGTATGACTTTCGTGCCTGGTACGGTGAAGATTCTTAACGCTAACAACCCAGGTGGTGCGTATATTCAAGATGGCGACAAAATTGTCACAAGTGGTGTCAACATCGGTGCCTACAGCGCTGGTTCAAATGCACTTGTTATCTTCAATGCGAAGGTAGCCGCAAACGACCAACTGCCTACTTGTGGTCCCAACAAACTCACAAACATCGCTTCCGCTCAACCTGAAGGTCAAAACCCTAAAGAAGATGGCGCAGATGTAAACATTCCTAAAGAATGTAAGCCAGAAGCTAAGTATGCCTGTGACGCATTAACCGTTACAAAGATCGAGCGTACTAAGTTCAAGTTTGAAACGAAGTACACAGTTGAAAACGCAACATTGAAGGGTATCCAGTACGTTATCCGCGATGAGCAAGGTAAAGAAATTGCTCGTCAAAGTGGCTCTGACTACACTCAGGACAAGGTTGGCAAGTACACCGTTGAAGCTATTCTTACCGTCACGGTTGATGGCCAAGACAAGACTGTAACCAGTGATGCTTGTAAGAAGCCTTTCGAAGTTGTAAAGGAGAACACTCCTGGTATCGTCATCGAAAAGAAGGTTGATGGCGTAAAGCAAAAACAAGTTGGTGTTGATCAAGAATTCACTTACCAACTCGTTGTTACCAACACTGGTGAAGTAGACCTTACCGATAGTGTTGTGACTGATAAAGCCCCTGCTGGTGTAACGTTTATCAAAGCAAGTGCTGGTACTATTGCCAACAATGCTTGGACGTACACAATTGCTAGTCTTAAGGTTGGTCAAAGCACAAGCTTTACTATTACCGCCAAAGTTCCTAACTACGTAGCAGGAAACATCGTTAACACCGCATGTGTTGACTCACCACAGGTTCCTGGCACTCCAGACAGCTGTGACAAAGCAACTGTTGAAGTTCCAAAGCCATGTGTTCCTGGTACTGACGCCGCTTGTACTAAAACTCCGGAAATTCCAAGCGAACTTCCCAAGACTGGTACGGGTGATGGCATCATCGCCATCCTCGGCGCAGGTTCATTGATCGCAGCACTTGGCTACTACATTGCCAGCCGCCGTGCGCTTAGCGCCTAA
- a CDS encoding M20 family metallopeptidase produces MQTELEAILSQLVSIPSVSSNSAACHEIIEFVRGYLHPLSLHITSDTDRESPWLIATTQATKEPDIMLVAHLDVVPAEAEDFAVTNRDGKLYGRGVYDMKVAAACYLTLFKHHIAELRSHNVGIMFTTDEEVNSACMPPILEAGWRPKLAFIPDGGDNWHVEERAKGLYGIEIIARGQTAHGSRPWEGTNALHHLMDVLSVLRKRFPHQHPDSSTLAVNHIAGGNAINQIADYAAAKVDFRSFSREDLRIFRDEVARLSAEYNLEVTPIQEGDPLLFDKTSPEAQGFLRALEKITGKTPQYTSSFGASDARYFAQYDIPCIVMEPRGGGRHSKQEWLLASDLERYYRLIQLWILGDHPAKRGRHASTLHKTTAL; encoded by the coding sequence ATGCAAACAGAGCTCGAAGCGATATTATCCCAGCTTGTTTCTATCCCAAGCGTCAGTAGTAATTCTGCCGCTTGTCATGAAATTATCGAGTTTGTTCGAGGCTACCTCCACCCTCTCAGCCTTCACATTACCAGCGATACAGATCGCGAAAGCCCGTGGCTCATAGCTACCACCCAAGCTACCAAAGAGCCTGATATCATGCTAGTAGCTCACCTCGACGTCGTACCCGCAGAAGCCGAGGATTTTGCCGTCACGAACCGCGATGGCAAGCTGTATGGCCGCGGTGTATACGATATGAAGGTCGCCGCTGCCTGCTATCTTACTCTTTTCAAGCATCATATAGCCGAACTTCGTTCTCACAATGTAGGCATTATGTTTACCACGGACGAAGAGGTAAATAGTGCCTGCATGCCTCCTATTCTTGAGGCTGGCTGGCGTCCAAAACTCGCATTTATCCCTGACGGTGGAGATAACTGGCATGTCGAAGAGCGAGCCAAAGGGCTTTATGGTATAGAAATTATCGCTCGCGGTCAAACGGCTCATGGCTCTCGTCCTTGGGAAGGAACCAACGCACTCCACCACCTTATGGACGTCCTCTCTGTTCTTCGTAAGCGTTTTCCGCACCAACATCCAGATAGCTCAACACTTGCCGTTAACCACATCGCAGGCGGAAATGCCATTAATCAAATCGCCGACTACGCAGCCGCAAAAGTCGATTTCCGGTCGTTCAGCAGAGAAGATCTACGCATATTTCGAGACGAGGTCGCCCGGCTCAGTGCCGAATATAACCTTGAAGTTACCCCAATACAAGAAGGTGACCCGCTTTTATTCGACAAGACGTCACCTGAAGCTCAAGGATTTCTTCGTGCGCTTGAAAAAATTACAGGAAAAACGCCTCAATATACCAGCTCTTTTGGTGCATCTGATGCCCGCTACTTTGCCCAGTATGATATCCCCTGTATTGTCATGGAGCCCCGCGGAGGCGGGCGACACAGCAAGCAAGAATGGCTGCTCGCGAGTGATCTTGAGCGCTACTATCGCTTGATTCAACTATGGATATTGGGCGACCACCCCGCAAAAAGAGGTCGGCACGCCTCTACCCTTCACAAAACAACCGCTCTTTAG